One Ranitomeya variabilis isolate aRanVar5 chromosome 4, aRanVar5.hap1, whole genome shotgun sequence genomic window, ATTTTTTtgataaaaaattaaaaagtcagGTTGGCAACCCTGTTTGTTATACTACTGTCTTCTAATGTGTATCGCTCTAAAGCTACAAGCCCCTGATACCTCAGAAATCTCTATAAATAAGTGACCGTGGGTGGCATATGTAATGTGTGAATTATAACCCAGATGCTGTTATTAGGTCTGTAAGCCCCAGGCTGGATTATGGTTACGACCTTTCCCACCCCGACTGTTTTGCTTGTTCCTAAATCCTGGACCCAAAATTCAGTCAAATGAGCCCTTTCAGTAACCCAGTGTTACTGGTACAGACTTTACATAACCGAGTTCAACCACTTTGAGACATAAATCTGCTATCCAAGACGTTACCTCCTGCTTTCTTACAGTACCCAGACTTAATTTTTctaaattaaggtaccttcacactcagcaactttacaatgagaacgacaatgatccgtggcgttgcagcgtcctggatagcgatctcattgtgtttgacatgcagcagcgatctggatcccgctgtgatatcgctggtcggagctagaagtccagaactttatttggtcgtcaggtcggcgtgtatcgtcatgtttgacagcaaaagcaacgatgtcagcaatattttacatggagctaacgacctgtgagaacgataagtgagtcaccgttacgtcacaggaccgctcctgcatcgttgtggagctgctgtgtttgacgtctctacagcgacctaaacagtgacgctccagcgatcggctcgttgtctatatcgctgcagcgtcgctgagtgtgacggtacctttactctaaaGGACATTTTCAATGGGTGGACACAAAGCAGTGCCAACAAGAACAGTATAGATCGACACAATTGTACACCTCTTCTCTAAGCTTTAGTAAATCTCTAGTTCATTAAAGGGTAGGTAGACTTCACAGAAGAATTGGGGTTTTGTCCTTGATGCAGAAATGATTCTAATTTGCCTATCTTTCATGGTCCCTAATGCATTGGTGGTCTACCACTATGacatgtaaaaaatacaaaaaacactaCAAATACAAAAGTTTAACAACATTTTATATGGTCTGTTCATTGCCCTTTTTGACTCTTAATACGCAATAGTAATCTTGGAAACACCATGAAGAACCTAGGGACATTTTTCAAGCTTTAGACTGAAGTCCCATTATTGACCCCATCATTGTTGAACGTTGTTCGAGTCTCACTTATCTGGCTGAGCTCCACTTGAGTTTCGTTAGCATCTTGAATACACTGTTTTCTTCTGATGCTTTGGAAACATTTTAGAAATGTCCTTTGgacgtcagtggaggagtaatagaACACAATGGGGTCGATACTTGCGTTGAGTGTGCTCAAGAGTAGGGCGTAATCTCTCCAACGTGGGCTCTTGTTCTGGATGAACCCAACTATATGCGATATATTGTATGGGGCGAAACATAGGGCAAAATTGAAAAGTGTGGCCAATGCTAAGCATATAGCTCGGGACTTCTTCTTCCTTCCTATTTTGGACATGGATGAGAGCAACCTAACAAAGTTGAAATAGCAGAAGATGGTTATCATGAATGGAACAGAGAACATCAGAAGGCTTCCTTCAAGTCGAAAGGGCAATAAAAGCTTCCTCTGTTCCTCAGTAAAACTTTGGTAGCATCGGCCTTGCTGACTGTCATTACTGGGCAAGACTGTGATGACGATGAAGGGGATGCTGCCATGAAGGGCACTAAACCCCCAGATGAAGCCACAGAACCAGATGGCATACACAGTCTTCCTGCTCACTTTGTACTTCATAGGGTAAGCAACTCCGAGATACCGCTCAATGCTGACGGCAGTTAGGAAGAGCGAACTGACGTAGATACAGCAATAATACACCCATACCACTATGGGGCACAGAAAATGTGGCATTGGCCAGGTCATCCCGGAAGCAGCTTCTACCATCTTAAAAGGTAAGATGAGAAGAAGGAGCAAGTCAGATAGAGTGAGGTTGAGTAGGAACAGTACGATTGGAGAGGGTTTCTGGCGGACCTTGACCAAGAATGTGTGAAACGCCAAGAGGTTAGAAGGCACTCCGGTCACAAAAGCCAAGATGTAGACAAAGAGGACAAGCGGAGTGTAGACGGTAGAAGACATGTCTAGCATTGAGAGCCCTATACAAAGAGATATAACAATTATAAGTGAAATCATAGGTAAAATTCGAActgtaaaaaacaaatatattactCATGGAGATTAATAGCAAATGAGGCAAGATAAACCGAAACAAGTCTTGGGGCTTAAAATCTGTGTTtctaccttcctctggatcaacatgttagggcatgttaggttaggctatgggttgaactagatggacttaaagtcttccttcaaccttaataactatgatgacagagttattaaggttgaaggaagactttaagtccatctagttcaacccatagcctaacctaacatgccctaacatgttgatccagaggaaggcaaaaaaaacccatgtggcaaagagtaagctccacattggggaaaaaaattccttcccgactccacatatggcagtcagactagttccctggatcaacgccctatcaaggaatctagtgtatataccctgtaacattatacttttcaagaaaggcatccagtcccctcttaaacttaagtaatgaatcactcattacaacgtcatacggcagagagttccatagtctcactgctcttacagtaaaaaatccgcgtctgttattatgcttaaaccttctttcctccagacgtagaggatgcccccttgtccctgtctcagctctatgattaaaaagatcatccaaaaggtctttgtactgtcccctcatatatttatacattaaaataagatcaccccttagtcttcgtttttccaaactaaacagccccaagtgtaataacctatcttggtattgcagaccccccagtcctctaataaccttggtcactcttctctgcacccgctccagttcagctatgtctttcttatacaccggagaccagaacagtgcacagtattctaagtgtggtcgaactagtgacttgtatagaggtaaaattatgttctcctcatgagcatctatgcctcttttaatacatcccattattttatttgcctttgcagcagctgcctgacactggccactgaatatgagtttgtcatccacccatacacccaggtctttttcattgacggttttgcccagagttttagaattaagcacatagttatacatcttattacttctacccaagtgcatgaccctacatttatccccattaaagctcatttgccatttatcagcccaagcttctagtttacataaatcatcctgtaatataaaattgtcctcccctgtattgattaccctgcagagtttagtgtcatctgcaaatattgaaattctactctgaatgccccctacaaggtcattaataaatatgttaaaaagaagagggcccaatactgacccctgtggtaccccactgctaaccgcgacccagtccgagtgtgctccattaataaccaccctttgtttcctatccctgagccagctctcaacccacttacacatattttcccctatccccattattctcattttatgtatcaaccttttgtgtggcaccttatcaaaagcttttgaaaagtccatatacactacatccactgggctcccttggtccagtctggaacttacctcttcatagaagctgatcaaattagtctgacatgaacggtccctagtaaacccgtgctgatactgggtcatgaggttattcctcttcagatactccagtataacatcccttagaatgccctccaggattttacccacagtagaggttaagcttactgacctataatttccgagttcagtttttgtcccctttttgaatattggcaccacatttgctatacgccagtcctgtggtacagaccctgttattatggactctttaaagattaaaaataatggtctatcaatgactgtacttatttcctgcagtactcgggggtgtatcccatccaggcccggagatttgtcaattttagtgatttttagacatcgccgtacttcctgctgggttaagcaggtgacacttaatggggaatttttgttatcactgatcatattgtctgccatgggattttcttgtgtaaatactgatgaaaaaaagtcatttagcatattggctttttcctcatcctcatccaccatttcacccagactatttttaagggggccaacactctcattttttagtttcttactatttatgtagttaaagaatattttgggattatttttactctctctggcaatgagtctctctgtctcaatctttgctgccttgatttgctttttacagaatttatttaattttctgtatttatttaatgcctcatcactacctacttcctttaattctctaaatgctttctttttgtcccttattgcgccccttacagctctatttagccatattggtttcctcctatttctagtatgtttattcccatactttatatactgtgcacaggtcctatccaggatgctaataaacgtctcccattttctttgtgtatttttatgtctcatgatatcgtcccagttaattgcaccaagatcatctctcatccgttggaaatttgccctcctgaagtttagtgtccttgtcacccctctactacacatcttattaaaggagacacaaaaacttattattttgtgatcactattccccaagtgacccccaacccttatatttgatatgcggtctggcctgttggttaatattaggtctagcagtgccccccttcttgttaggtcctgaaccagttgtgaaaggtaattgtctctcatagttgtcaaaaaccgattacctttgctggaactgcaggtttctgtttcccaatctatttcagggtagttgatgtcccccataataatgacttctccttgagttgcagcttcatctatttgctttacgaggatattctccattgcttccattatttttggagatttataacaaacccctatcagtaatttattattttttccccctccccttatctccacccacagggactctacattttcattaaattcacctatattatcacgccggatgggttttaaggatgattttacatacagacacacccctccccctcgcttatctgtatggtcatttctgaacaggctatagccctgcaagttaacagcccagtcatggctctcatccagccatgtttcagatatcatccccaccatgtcataattatgctccaacaacaattCTAATTCGTccgttttgttggcgaggcttctggcattagtatacatgcacttgatgttcctctctgtacctctattctttcttaaattactaactgttctaaccccaccccccatgccaccgccacccccaacttccttatttgtgcccaggtctctatctgccctatcttcccctcctataaattgaataccctccccccaatccctagtttaaacactcctccaaccttctagccattttctcccccagcacagctgcaccttcgctattgaggtgcagcccgtccctagcgtagagcctgtagcccactgagaagtcagcccagttctgcaggaacccaaacccctccttcctacaccaattcttgagccacttattaacctcccttatCTCCCGTttcctctctggtgtggcacgtggtacaggcagtatttcggaaaataccacgttggaggtccttgctttcagcttgcagcctaattccctgaaatcatctttaaggaccttccacctacctctaactttgtcatttgtgccaatgtgcaccatgaccgctgggtcctcaccagcccctcccagtaatctgtccacccgatcagcgatgtgtcggactcgagcaccaggtaggcagcacaccgttcgacgatccctgtctttgtgacagattgccctatctgttcccctaataattgagttccccactaccagcaccagtctggcctgccctgctctcctatttccctccttactggaacagtcactcctccggctttcagaggacatgcctggctgcagcagagctacccctgtactggcacccccctcatctgccaacttagcaaacttattggggtgtgccagatcaggactagcctccctggcactcttccctctaccccgctttctgaatgtcacccagctagctacttcactgtcctgcagctccatcctaccataccccccctcatctatcgcattgaccgtctgctcagtgagcagaagactcctctccatattgtctatggatctcagtgttcccagctgcacatttagatccagaatctgggcttccaaatgctcaacgtgctcacatctcgcacagcagtatgcaccctcgaccggctgatcaaggactgcatacatgtggcaagatgtgcactggatggcattaacaatagtggagcacatttcctaatggggattgcaccacacagaaacgttaaataaaaataaatgcaaattatCAATAAAAcacacagcaattcagtaattcctcccttggaaactccctgattccaaagtcactgaatcacaagtcacacacttaccgcggttcacacttacactcaggtcacactcagctcgctcacactcgctaagctgaagatttaaagattttttttttgttttcccctcagcaacaatccaccttgctgttcaatgcttatATTTTCTTTAAAGAGTAATTtagtttaatttttatttaataagtcAATAGAATATATGAAAATAAGAAACCATATAATACGTCTGATAAGATAAATCTGGAAAAAGGAAGGAGGTAGAAGCAGACACAAATGTTCTTCTGCAAGTTCTCATGAAATGACAGTCAggggaacttgcagcagaatgtctataTTTGCTTCTAGCTCCTTCCTACAATTATCCCTCCTCCTCCATAGAACCTCGTAAGCACCAATTGTCATATTTTATCTCAGTGATGTGAACATTTGTCTTTGTTTTACAGCATTTATTTACTCCTGAATTAAGAGATAAACATCAATTCgggaggagaaggaagcagatgtctctgataagatatatgacaaagttgcttattttcatttgTACTATGGATTTAGGAAATAAACAAAAGGTACTAACCACAATGTGCCGGGACAACCTTACAAATTCTGTAAATTCTCTGAAAGAGGCTTATCGACATGAAATGTATCACTTGTCAGATCTTTATGGTTGCCCATGTTTCCAACACCAAGAACTCACTGTCCGGTTGCTGCCGAATATCTCCCAACTGTGACCAGTGCCATAATCACCAATGGTATTCACCCGCCAGTTTTAATATTATGGCTGATCAGTCAATTTAAGGATAGCTTGGATAAACTCGGAGGCGAATATTTTCCGCGATTCTTCCATCCAGTATCCCCATTGATCAGTGCACATGGCACAATAATCCTTAAAGGGAGCTACAAATAAGAACGGCCAATAAATCGGATCGAATTTTGGCACCAGAACAAATAACAGAAATCACTAATTTTGGGGCCGATTCATAGAGCGGTTGGTTTCAACAGGAATTACATAAAAGTTTTTCAACTTTTTTTGGGTTTTACTCCGCCATCTTTTTGGAATTTGGGCAGAGTTTTGCAGGGAGGATGATGGCCATCATAATTTATGCCACAAAAGTGGATGAATTATGACAGATACGTGCTCCTGTTACTAATGGAAACATGTATTATCATTGTTGCCCAGCAGATGGCGATCATGTTATTAcaaatttaaataataataataatgataatttcaCAATTTATTGGGTTACTACATTAcccttttttttcttaaaaaaaaaagctaAGCTTCATTTATAAAGTTAAGCttcatttcttttttctttctccctATTTTTATAATTTAAGAATTTTACATCTTACTCTTATTTTTTTCTTAGTTCAGTTACATTACTCCTCATTTTATATTTGTGCAaacttttaatacatttgcaaaaaaaaaaaacctaacaaaCTTTTTTTGCTGCTTGTGATGAACTCTCCTGTGCCGCGTTGGTGCACGATTTAAATTTGATTTATTTTGCacaaatcgcctctgctacatctgcatgAGATGAGTTTGGCTGCAAGTTCGAAGCTTTTCAGCATCTTTAAAACTTAGCAAAATAAATGGAGCTTTGAAGTTTTTTCGCCTGACCTTGGAAGCTGTTTcattctttttttgttgttgtatttttgttgtttgcttcatttaaaaaaaacactcccgtaattatttttctttatatAAAAAATGAACGATAAAGCTTTTGCTGCTTGCATTTATTACAAAACATTGCAAGCCCCTCAATGCTTTTCATTATCAATCCTGACACTTTGTTTCCCTGTCATCTCAGTCTTCAGTCCCTTCTTTAGTCTCCTGATTACTGAAAAAAAAGATTTGCCTTTAGGGATGACACGAAGGACAGGAGACTGATCCAAGTGGCAGCTGGTTGTCGGGATTGATTCTGAACAGCATCGAGCTGCTTGCAATGCATTAATGCATGCAATCTGTAATGTATTaattaaagaaaaattaaaaaatatattttattcaaaTTCTGTACATGCAAAAAATATAAATTTACGTCTACTATATCTATTTAAATTTAGCTTTAGACAATTTTTTTCTACGGTTGAAGCATCTGGCAAACTTTTTCATGTGCATAAATCCAACACTGCTGCATCTGGCAAACTCCATAATAGAAGAGACTCATTAAACTGAACAGGACAGTCCAAGAGACGGGCTTGAATAATCTGGTTATAACAAAGCTAAGCCAAAATTCTCAatgccaagcagcagctgcaaaagcatgtTAGGTTTTAGTGTATATATAAAGAAAAAGATACACCTGTGAACTCAATTTTGGGCTCTATGTTGTAAAAAggataatgtcatgctgctgcaatgcaggtaggtgcaggcttcattagatggcagtagagaggaagcaggtctgcacctaagcaGAGCTGACCTGCAACGCAACAGTGAGGCTACcaaaggtggcagcagaatagtcaaaacaagccgggtcaaatccctgagacccccggagcaacgcgatgtgatcgcgttgctccgagggtctcctacctccctcctcgccgcaggtcccggatccaagatggccgcggcatccgggtcctgcagggagggaggtggcttacagagtgcctgctcagagcagtaccaaaggaataagcaaactcatggtCAGAGACAAGTCAGAGGGTCAGTAATGtccaggagcggataagccaaaagacaaaggacagaaacaggaCAGGATGCAAGCAAGGTCAAACACTAAAGGGAAACCCTGAGTCAAGATGGGaacgggaaaacagagacacgggttcagacagcaaatgaaTCAGGATGAATCAGAGCAATCAGTGTCAGCTACAGtagcactaggcagaaactataactgacatgatctgcaggacacagcggggctaaatagccaacctgagaccagactgaggctgagaaaaggtaacccctgacatgatcagaccgggaaaagggaagacaggaatcaaaacccggtctggatcatgacagatagAATGGGAAAGGGATCCATGGTGGTGACTAGGTAATTAAATGGGATGGAAGAGAGGCTAGAAAAATCAGGCTTGGAAAAAGATACTATTAAGTTAAATTTGATCTCTATTACATACATAATGTGGTCATTGCAAAAAAACTAGCACATGAATTATTCCTTCTAAGGACCTCAGGGAGATCCATTAGGTGATACAATTTGACTGCTCTAACTGGAAAGAACCCTTTTCTATACTGCTATATAGGAAATGGTTCTTTCCAGTTAGAACAGTCAAATTGCAGAATGGAAGGAAGGAACAGCATGTATACAACAGGCTGgatcagaatcttaaaaaaaatggtATGGGGAGTATTACATAACCTAGATATAAGTATTGCATCATTGATTTAGAAACTTAAGGTTAAACTTCTGTAACTTTAAGATCTGCTACATCTTTATAGATCATCTGCGCTTTTGCTACAAATGTTGCATTGACTTTGACACAGGTAACAAACACAGCGCTGCTACATCTACACCTGTAAATGGATACTAATGAGAAAAGATACATTGTATCAGCGCTAGATTCAGAATCACAGACATTAATGACCGTACTGTACCTGGACGGACCAGCGGAGTGTGAGCTTCTGGAGAATTAGAGAATTGTAGACGTCTTAGAAGAAAAGTTACCTGGAGATTATAATGTGTTGTTCTTCCATCTCCCCATGACCACAAACTCTCATCTCTGACCATCGACATCACTTTATAATGTAGAAGTAGCCACAAACTAACGTCTGACATTTCCCTCCGGAATCGATAGAAGCAGAGAAAATAGTCCAGAAAAGTGTTCTCTTTTTTTAcgatttttaatgattttttttcttctctccggCAAAGACTTAACCATGAAGTGTACGGAGCGGTGTGGGGCTGGTTGGCATCTCTGGGCATTGTAGGCTTCAGCAATGGAAAAGATTATTCTCCCCTCCCCCTCAATTTATTTAT contains:
- the LOC143767800 gene encoding free fatty acid receptor 2-like; this encodes MSSTVYTPLVLFVYILAFVTGVPSNLLAFHTFLVKVRQKPSPIVLFLLNLTLSDLLLLLILPFKMVEAASGMTWPMPHFLCPIVVWVYYCCIYVSSLFLTAVSIERYLGVAYPMKYKVSRKTVYAIWFCGFIWGFSALHGSIPFIVITVLPSNDSQQGRCYQSFTEEQRKLLLPFRLEGSLLMFSVPFMITIFCYFNFVRLLSSMSKIGRKKKSRAICLALATLFNFALCFAPYNISHIVGFIQNKSPRWRDYALLLSTLNASIDPIVFYYSSTDVQRTFLKCFQSIRRKQCIQDANETQVELSQISETRTTFNNDGVNNGTSV